The genomic region ttctaggagaaggtctgtgtagaattcctttgattccagcagcaacttcaccaatccatggttttcttaaatagaaggagagctggacattaaaattctgaagtcatcaacaaaggtaatgcacatacatctgcaaaccaatagtttatgtctgtccagttagattaatgaaaggcattcggtttgaattaattcaaagcagggcgtagtacatttgtattagtaaactgaacctgagctgggaaagaacgaagttgcaatcagatccagatcagcatccacagcccaggttaattcagaggtagtgccacagcaagacaagtacatgtatgcatcaacctccacaaatgttgggtaaaaataattgcatggccactaccttggtttttgatggcctcattgttcacggtgttgattctgtcttccaaggtgttgatttttttcttgaagaaaagaacagttgatactatctcttgaatgagcacaggcaattcctcgatgtacctggtcatgtgttcatgtatatcaactattttcttcttcaaagcaaatgtttctcccttgttccctgaattgaagaaacaaatattaggactacaggctgaaagtttcttgctccatccctcctacatgtacatacgaaacgCTGGTAAAAATACATAGAAAAAAATACATAgtcagaaatgtgactataagattgaggcgcaacttaacattttacttgcaaccaatgctacattgtaaccaaattgtgttaaatgtacaaggtagaatgtactttacatcacttgaagaccaatgtaccagtaagcctggagcaaaatgccgacccaggctttaaacctcaaattgcttgataaacaacagctggatcaatttctctgaacaatcgaaaatgactgcaggacattaccacttggagttatttgtgtcctggactttgtgttacatgtactaagtgaagtttgtgggtaaatgaatatgaagtgaatgccaacctgcaggattatgccaaggcaacaaagagtcctcttgcgtgacttcgtccacagaaacatgacagtctGCTTTTGAATTGTACAGTGtaacacaatgctgaagttgctttctctccttttcaagacgctttcgtagagaagcccgactctttgaagcatctgaaatgaaaatgataaacttttaaactgatcgatatagcagtgaactcgacatgcatcgtaactgcacaaactgctaatatgaagaaagcccctttaatactgtcgtgttaattgctatctttcaaatcatgtcatgttatttaaaccaatgaactttataagaatctgaaaagaatgaaagtgtgtatataatcaaattgaaaaactcccgaagatagggcagaaggctggaaaacctggtcaacaaactgggttgaccatggcacaaggaaaaccgtggtgttcttgcagcttctatcttcagctccagactttgaatcacattctagagaacaagttgtgttttgattaaagagctgtgttccttcagttatttttagtgcctgttacatgtacactttgaaaaacaaatttatctcctataaattatatcatacctgataacagctgacgacgcacatgagatacaaactgcacatgatgaactatgttttcccattttcctaCGCACCTCCTCCCAACTTTCCTCTTGTCTTTGCTTCCGGTCAGCATGCgcaacaaaatgccttttcttccattcagattcagtgcctggcacttcagtactattggaagcccgaatcccattcagaagctccataagttcagctctcactgtaaattaaaagtgcattgataaatactaccgggaaagaaaaaaaaagttcctaagtgttgattcgaaaataccattatttgccttaatcagcagccagtgttgcccaattaacctttaaaaaagaataaatcatttgcaaactatTACCCGActtgtgatcaacacaaaattcaaaatttagatgaatcaGTTAACGTcgtaaaaagtatggtaggtcaaatcgaaaactttctccttataaaatacacaacttgatttgtgtcttggaatagagccaactagctgatgaataaaaagaccttaaaagacaaatcacaaaccttgctggaacacttgaaaatcgaaaggtgcatcgatttctacttcatTATTACTTGGTAGCAATTCCTCAGGAAAGTCCTttagtttctctggaaaaacaagcaattttgaaattaaggccaaatgcagattacgccagaaaagatgcaatttcttccatggaatttcttacataaaaagggtggaaaagactaatttttctggtttgattttaaagattggtgagaaattttaacgaggtatagcagtgatagggttggatttgtaggcataaaccatttgtccagaacatgaaattatcagttaattgcaCTAATGTAAGACTAgtctagcagcaatatttttccatgtataaagcctaattgaatattgatggctcagacgaggtgaaggcatttgtcaaccaaaaacaatctacctgtcgttgaggttttcttcccttttctttctcttctgggaacTGATGGACCATCTAATATCTATAGCACCATTGTTGTCCCTGGATGGAGCCTTCACATATGGCTTTAACTTCTTTTAGGATAGGTTTTCCTCTTTCTCCTGCGATAGGAGGCAGCCAACTCTTTGATTCGTGCATAATGCCCTGCATTCTCACCAGaaggattgtcatcattaccattggatgatgctgaaaaacaaacacataaagtgacaaatactaatagtcaaaactatgacttagcctagacaaaatacagcctccgtgcaggctacactcgatttatgattttaacaaacacgaaatacttttctactgagttttgtaacaccatgattctatccaaatgggccattgtacgatag from Lineus longissimus chromosome 19, tnLinLong1.2, whole genome shotgun sequence harbors:
- the LOC135503245 gene encoding uncharacterized protein LOC135503245, which produces MGFGLPIVLKCQALNLNGRKGILLRMLTGSKDKRKVGRRCVGKWENIVHHVQFVSHVRRQLLSDASKSRASLRKRLEKERKQLQHCVTLYNSKADCHVSVDEVTQEDSLLPWHNPAGNKGETFALKKKIVDIHEHMTRYIEELPVLIQEIVSTVLFFKKKINTLEDRINTVNNEAIKNQENHGLVKLLLESKEFYTDLLLEATDVFECIDTDIEIVVDFEEGEVQPGGEESNSEEDASSSEEEDCDDIGIEYV